The Hyla sarda isolate aHylSar1 unplaced genomic scaffold, aHylSar1.hap1 scaffold_645, whole genome shotgun sequence genome window below encodes:
- the LOC130342242 gene encoding cytochrome c oxidase subunit 6A2, mitochondrial-like: MATPGSHRTLQILRRQMATSSHGPGGGRTWKILTFLVALPGVGVCMLNAGLQHQNHPHETPEFRPYDHLRIRTKRFPWGDGNHTLFHNPHANPLPTGYEETGHKH; encoded by the exons ATGGCAACTCCAGGGTCTCACCGGACCCTCCAGATACTCAGGAGGCAAATGGCAACATCATCTCATGGGCCGGGAGGGG GTCGCACATGGAAGATTTTGACCTTCCTCGTGGCTCTTCCTGGGGTCGGGGTCTGTATGCTGAACGCCGGACTCCAGCACCAGAATCACCCACATGAGACCCCAGAATTCAGACCCTACGATCATCTACGTATACGCACCAAG CGTTTTCCATGGGGCGATGGGAATCACACCCTGTTCCATAACCCTCACGCCAACCCTCTGCCCACTGGATACGAGGAGACGGGGCACAAGCACTGA